The Juglans microcarpa x Juglans regia isolate MS1-56 chromosome 2D, Jm3101_v1.0, whole genome shotgun sequence DNA window GTATAAACAAAGGAGAAATAAAATGATCGCTCTTGGACTCCAGATTGTTTAGAGATGTTGCAAAGCTTAGCAAGGATACTGTCCAAGATAGAATTCTTCACAGCAATGCCAAGACTCAGAAATGCATGTTTCTATGTTCTTCTGTGTACAGGCTTGAAaagtttagaagttgtagcagcATATATGCCAGAAAACCGAGCTTGTTTCATCGTGGGAGAGGCACTGAAAGGGCAATAAGCAGTAGGATTTCAGCTTCTTAAACAAATTACTAAGATAAAGACAACTGGGACTCCTTACCCATCATTTTTCTGGTACTCCTTTTTCTTCATAGCCGCAAGATTCTTCACCTCATGACTAttcaaaaggaaaggaaaaaaaattgtctccTCAGAAAAACTCTTttcaagaaagagaaaaaaagcgAGCAAATCACACAGGGCCCTAATGTAATGTAAGCAGcgttattgttattattgttttttttttcccttgaagCCTCAAAGAACCGAAAATTTTGTTTCCACCAGGTAGCGCAATACCAATTCCTAATTCTTTTTATCTTCCTACTTCACAAATAAATTGCTTTGATATGTAAGATAATGCCTTTAAActaacattcaaatatttttggatGCTGCCATTTTCCCCACTAAAATGTGCCAGATGTCCAGTTAAGATACCTGAGTGCCTGCTTTTGTGGTCCACAGCAAGGATGCAATAAATCTCTCTGAGTCACTAaacaataagttaaaaaaatatggccCTGTACTATTTTTTCTTAGGTTTTGGACTGAAATCTTTGAAAGTTAACTTGAACACGGTAGGTAATAAGTTAGTTAATTTATCTTCCCCAAACATAACATTTCAAGAGAAACTCTGCCAAGAAGATTACCTGTtaagaaattctatttttgaCTTTTTCATCAAGTTGCCCTTATGGTTTGAAACATTGTGGCCAGGTCCACCGCCTACAAAGAATCGTCAAAAGCAAATTCCTGAAAACAGAACTTTAAGGTGCATCCTCTTCAGTGTTCAAGTCTGAGTATGGGCACCAGCTGACCAAAATTGAAATAAACAGATTGCTAGACTAACATGGATAGAACAAACAACAACATGATTGAAAGCTTACCACCATaaaaacttcttttattttttgaaggtGGAACCTTGGTGCAAAGCTGAACTTGCCGGCTTTGTTTTCCTACAAAAGTTGAACACCTTCTAAGTAGTCATGTGTGAAAAAATATTAGACTGCCTCTAACTAGAAATGATGCCTCAAAATTCATAGTATAAATTGTCCATGGATTAAATATTACACAGAACTTAAATATTTcactttataaaataacatgGATGGAAAACAGATAAAACCAAGGAATAAACTTCTATTTCAAAATTAGCAGtgtataattagaaaaaaaattatttcacattttctcaataaatatttaactaacCTTCAAATACCTCTATACCATTTTTCCACTGAAAAGTCATCGTGCATAACTTCTGTGTTCTAGCCATTTATTTGTTGCCTCAAAGGCCCTAGGTCCAAGGGTTAGTGGGTCTAGCATCTGGACCCCAAAGGGGGCCTTATTAATACACTTCGTCGTAAGTCCTCTAAGCATGCATACTAGTTCACAAACAGAGAAACATCTACttaggggatgcttggggaatgaaatgagatgagaattttgtgaataacagtaagatggtttgtgaataatagtgagatagtttgagtcaagtattttttgggttttaggaaaggagagaaaaaaagttgaatacaaaatattatgaagttaaaatattgttagaatgtaattttttaatattatttttattttgggatttgaaaaagttgaattgttttttgtttgaaagtttggaaaagttgtaataattagttcgaaaaagttgtaatgattagtttgaaagtgtttgtgtttgagtgatgtttgggaaggaaatgagatgggatgggatgagaattatttccaaacatcccttaATTTCCTAAACTTTAGTTATCAAGTTCATAGAGAACCCTGAAATGGAGTTAATTACAATCATTCCATCtgggaaataaattaaataaccaTAAGGTGCATAAAACTGTCACAAATATGAAAACCTGAGAAAAGGGAAAGTAAACCTCTCCCCAATAGCAAACTGAAAATCTTCGAAGAATGCTAGTGATTGTCAAAATAATGGAGTGAAAGAACTCAACTTCTATAATTAGAAGGAAATGTGAGGATGCAACATAGGCCATGCAATCCACAAGGACAAAAGAATAATACattgattatttaaattgcaACTGCAATACAAAATTTAAGTAAGATCACATACACTGAAGCATGCAATATAAAACATAAGACGTGATCTCAGGGAAGAATACATATAAATGTTATAATCCACATTAATCTTCTAAaacttatttcatataaaaaagaaagaggacaTACGtgcattttctttcttgtataGGTTCTTAATTCGGGCAGCTGCTTTCTTCTCATGCTCAGCAATGTCTTCTGATTTTGCCTGCAGGTAAATAACCCAAATTTAATTCAAACTTTTgtaacagggaaaaaaaaaaaaagaagtattcCTTCACAAATTTGCATTTATAATTGCCTTATCAAGTGTGAAAGATAACCCACTTACAAAAGAAAATCGTACCTAACAATGGAAACTATAAAATGagtaaaagaagaaaggaacTTATTAAATCACCTCATACAAACGGATCCATTTATATGACTTCAAACTTTTGGCCATCCTCTCTACAACTTTCTCTGTATTTCTTGTACCAAACtgcttttcataaaatttcttccACAACTTGTCAGTAACTGGGCTTAAATCTCTTCCctacaataattaattaaagaaaaaaaaatcaacattccTGCATAAGCAGAGCAAAAGTATttaattccaataaaaaaaagtatttatttacATGGATAATCCAGGTCCTCTTACTTCTGAACACTTCTCCACATGCATCAATTGGTCCACTGTACAATGTGGTAAAATTTGACCAAGAAGATCTAGATCCGTTTCACCAACATCCCCAAGGTACCTTACATTATCTATTGCTGTCTTAACACAGAGATCAACCAATGAGGGAGTCACTTTCCTTCCAATCACTACCATTTCTTTCTCGGGCATATTTTTTACCTCTTCTAGTCCAGATATGCTCCACTAAAgctacaacaaaagaaaataccaCCAATTATCTTATTTATTCATTGTATTCAACGAAAATTACAATCTACTTTCTGAATTCAACTAAAAGAAAGCTCTCctcaaataaaattcaaacttgGATTCTTATATATACCTTACCCTtatttcattccttttttttttttttttttttttaattataagtaaaagatagtttttttttttttttttataagtaaaagatagTTACCCTTACCCTTATTTCATTATAGTAGATGAAGTAATCAATCTAAATCAGTAAGTGTTACAACAACACAAAGTTGAGGccttttttctttagtttcattttttcctGGAACCCAATATGAAGTAAATACAATGGTTCTATTAGGATTTGGTTGCTTCGTTTCTAACCAACAAACGAGTCCTAATCGaaatatttcataaacatcCGGTTGCAACCTGCTAAACACTTCTATTTCCAAACGACCAACTAATAGGAAATACACCTAATTATATAAAACTTCTAAGACAGAGTCCTTTTTTCCAAGCTCTGCAGCTTAAACCACAATCTCTGCCACCCAAGTCGAACTGAGTTTCCATCGAAATGGCGGACACAGAAAGAGAATCGGATCGGGGATAACGAAATTAGAAGTTCTCTGAAATGCCAATTTGATTAAAAtaaggaataaaaataaaaatcaatctaCATACTGAATAGATCGATACAACTAAACAAACTGAGAACTGACCGAGTAATCGGAGTCGTAGAATCGTAGATGGGAATCGCCGGAGAGAGAAGAGCCCTTCAGACTACTATCTGCTTCGgtgttttcattttacttacaTAAACCCAAACCCATGCACCTGGAACAGAGAGGCAGAGATTCTAACAGGTATCTGCTAACGTGCGCCGGCTCGACGATGATGGTGAGGTTTGATTTAGGTGTTCACGAAGGCAGCTGACATGGAGGGTTGAGCTGAGATGCACCGAGGGAACGCCTTTCGCTGGCGCGGTTTCTAACTACAAGTTATCAACTAAAATTGACCCCCacgatttaaaaattaaaaaaaaaataaaaataaaaataaagtaaaggAAAATTTATTACGAGGATGATGATTCacgtgctttttttttttttttttttttttttttttttttttttaccgtcattaaaaaattatattttaaaacgaaaatattttcataaaatgatatttatttaataaaaattcactcgtttaaaatataattttataaataattatgaaaatgattgCTGAGTATCGTTTTCCTATATATTCTTTATAAAAtgtcttaaaatatttttactaatataattatgcCATCTCTAACATGTACCGTAAATACTTCTATCCATATCAGTACACGAGAAATTCATACataggtatatttttttatattatcatttgtTATCTATTTTAGAGCGTTTTAGTCTGAAAAAAACCTGTTGATCTAATATACTTAGGATTTATAAGAaatgtaatgttattttaataataaagagaAGTGTAGGCAAGCCCGAAACCCAAATTAGTATCTCTCATCTACAGCAATGCATCCTCTGTATTGCTTTATTCCAATAAGTTATCAAATCAAAGCAGTCCAAATCATCTCAATTGCTGGCAACTATTATGTTTCAGAAttgatttcaattcatcttatctaacctaatcattataatttttttaaatttttaaacaaaatataataaataatttaattttttcaaattttaaaacaaaaataatattttattcatcttttaaaTCCCACGttatctcaactcagttcaTTATCTAAACCTATGAAACAATTTGTTTGGTTCCAGTTTTGTGATGGTAATAGAGAGCTCCCACCACTTCTGCCACTAGTAGTATATAATTTGCCTGGAAACAAAATGGATCTCATCAAGCCGTTTTAATAAGGTCTGTAAAAAAATGAGGAAACTGTGATTCGGTCCAATACCGATTCCTTTTTAGCAAAATTGGTTTGATGAACAAGATGATGAATAGTCAAACTAGTAAGGAAGGGAGAAATGATGCAGCAAGGGGTTATTGATATTTCTAGTGAGTCGTATACCGGAGATAGAGTAATAATAGATACAATCATAGAATGCACAAGCATCATGCAATTATCTAGAAAAATAgtaaagtctactattaaatttttttttttttaaagtaaatctcgtatttacttacttttttttttaaatgattgcgTAACACTTACGCACTtacgactgcaaatattatttctctaaataATATCCCCTATCAGCCAACCACAAGAATCTCCTTCTAGTCAGCTAaagaatactttttttaattaatgacttgctaagatatatttttttttttaatttttttcaaattcaaataaaattgtatatttttaccGAAGTAAAACAATCATAATGGTTAGCTGTGAATGGgttgtaaaataattacatcAAGTCTTTTATTTTGATCAGCTTTCTGTGGATCTAAAATGACAAACAAGGCAGCTCATCAAGCTGATTGTCAGTTTAAAATAATCTCAGAAAATTCCACAACAATACATCAGCACTTGTGTTCAAACATATCAAAATGGGGCTAGTAGATTTAACTCTGCATATTCccttcttaaaaaataaaataaaatcatctcttcAACTGCATCTTAATAGTACATCACTGAAACATGGCTTCTTAACTTCGCTTTTCAAGGAGGGGGAAAAAAACTCAAACCCTATttgataaagtcaataaataccAAACTAACGGTGATGCCAACAAATTATACATCCAACTGATTCTAAATCAGTGGTGTGGCAGGTGCACTGGCTCTGCATGCTTTCCTGCGCAAATTGATGAACTCAAAAATGGATGAAATGGCATTACAAATTGGCTTTAGGTTTCTACATCCTCATCAAAGATCATCAGTAGCTACCATGGAGTGTCATCATGTTCTATCAGTGGAGGGACAAATCTGCAATTTTCAAGAGTCTGCTCAAATATATGACCCACTTTGAGCAGATTTTCCTGCAAACattacaagaataaaaaaataaaatatcagcCATTTGATGCTGCACTGAGTTATTCCTTGTTCATCTCTGAGATATAAGCTATGAATTATTAATTCTCTGAGATTATAAGATATAAGCTACCAGACCAACTTGGTTCCTTCGAAATTATTAACTAACTGGTTTTCAATGACTCAATCACTTTTACGTAGGGTCGGTAAAgcaaaataaggaaaaagagaCCCTGGGTGTTTCTGCATCCAAACGTTTGAATAAACTTCGGGTGACACACAAGTTTCCCAGCTGTACGATAGATAGATACAACAGGTACCCATAATCCAGCCATCAATAAATACTAAAGGAGAAAAAGGTCACACCTGACAAAGAACAAAATCTAACATCTTGACATAGAAGAAGGTCAAATTACTGAGGGACTGATCATTTTGGCGGGTGGGTGCATGACAAAACAAAGCAGAACCAAAGTTTTAGCAAAGTGTTTCTTTATGTTTATCCATAATCGCATTCCCCTTTCTCGGTTTATTGTTCTCTGAAAAcactattatttttgttaatatctTATCTATAtgcaatttttaaattttcagttACTAAATTAATTGCCAAAAAACTCTAGTAGGTTTGTCTGTCGTCAGTCTCTCCTACGAAATGGACACGAAGGAGGTGGTCTTGATATGCAGTAACTCTAATGTATATTGCAACATGAGTCTTCATACCTCATCAAAACCCGCACCAATCATCTGAAGACCAACGGGAAGGCCAGCAGCACCCCCTTCAACAAATCCACAGGGCAAAACCAAAGCAGGTAGCCCTGCCAAGTTAACATTGACCTGCATAGACGATAAACGTCACCTGAGCAAATCTAAAACATGGAAAAGAGCTTACAGTTGGGAGTTTGGTCAGGGTCCTTGTAGATGCCATACAAGCGGTAATATAAGTTCACCTACATGAGGTAAAATACAT harbors:
- the LOC121250217 gene encoding uncharacterized protein LOC121250217 isoform X1; amino-acid sequence: MPEKEMVVIGRKVTPSLVDLCVKTAIDNVRYLGDVGETDLDLLGQILPHCTVDQLMHVEKCSEGRDLSPVTDKLWKKFYEKQFGTRNTEKVVERMAKSLKSYKWIRLYEAKSEDIAEHEKKAAARIKNLYKKENARKQSRQVQLCTKVPPSKNKRSFYGGGGPGHNVSNHKGNLMKKSKIEFLNSHEVKNLAAMKKKEYQKNDGASPTMKQARFSGIYAATTSKLFKPVHRRT
- the LOC121250217 gene encoding uncharacterized protein LOC121250217 isoform X2, whose product is MAKSLKSYKWIRLYEAKSEDIAEHEKKAAARIKNLYKKENARKQSRQVQLCTKVPPSKNKRSFYGGGGPGHNVSNHKGNLMKKSKIEFLNSHEVKNLAAMKKKEYQKNDGASPTMKQARFSGIYAATTSKLFKPVHRRT